The Mauremys mutica isolate MM-2020 ecotype Southern chromosome 1, ASM2049712v1, whole genome shotgun sequence genome has a segment encoding these proteins:
- the LOC123373026 gene encoding olfactory receptor 51G2-like: MSAVNDTNFNSAVFLLTGIPGQEDVHLWISIPFCLMYVISIVGNSVILFIVKTDPSLHEPMYIFLSMLATTDIGLSIATIPTILGIFLFNSREISLSACFAQLFFIHSLSFIESSMVLLMAFDRFVAIRDPLRYASILTPLRIAKMGLVFMLRSVVLIFPLPFLLKRFQYCQANVLSHSYCLHQEVMKMACSDITVNSIYGLFIIVFTVGLDSLFIFLSYVMILKTVLSIASRAERLRALNTCVSHLCAVLVFYTSLISLAVIHRFGNSSSHLLQIFVGYVYMLVPPLINPIVYSMKSKHLRVRIIRAFVK, encoded by the coding sequence atgtcagctgtcaatgacaccaacttcaactctgcagtgttccttctcacCGGCATACCTGGGCAGGAAGACGTCCATCTCTGGATCTCTATCCCCTTCTGCTTAATGTATGTTATTTCaatagtaggaaattcagtcattctgttcattgtaaaaacagatccaagcctccatgagcccatgtacattttcctttccatgctgGCCACCACAGACATTGGCTTATCAATAGCCACCATACCAACGATACTGGGCATATTCTTGTTTAACTCTAGGGAGATCAGCCTCAGTGCCTGTTTTGCCCAGCTCTTCTTCATCCACTCGCTTTCATTCATTGAATCCTCCATGGTGTTGCtgatggcctttgaccgcttTGTCGCAATCCGTGACCCGCTGAGATATGCTTCCATCTTAACTCCACTGAGAATAGCTAAAATGGGACTGGTGTTTATGCTAAGATCGGTGGTCCTAATATTCCCACTCCCTTTTCTCCTGAAACGGTTCCAATACTGTCAagccaatgtcctctcccattcctactgcctgcaccaggaGGTCATGAAGATGGCTTGTTCAGACATCACAGTCAACAGCATCTATGGCTTGTTCATAATAGTCTTCACAGTGGGGTTGGACTCATTGTTCATTTTTCTGTCTTATGTGATGATCctcaaaacagtgctgagcatcgCATCCCGCGCAGAGCGCCTCAGGGCCCTGAACACCTGTGTCTCGCACCTCTGCGCCGTCCTGGTCTTCTATACATCATTGATCAGCCTGGCTGTGATACACAGGTTTGGGAACAGCTCTTCTCACTTGCTTCAGATTTTTGTGGGCTACGTCTACATGCTGGTCCCACCCCTGATTAATCCAATCGTGTACAGcatgaaaagcaaacaccttcgtgTGAGGATAATCAGGGCATTCGTCAAGTGA